AGTTCCAATATTTTTTGCAACTGCCCATTCTGATAATGAATTTCTTTCTGAAGCAATTAAATTGAAAATTTATGAGTATATAATTAAGCCAATTGATATAAGACATCTTTTATCATTGATGAATGAATTAGCTGGCATTTTATATCAAGATTTTTTAATTGATCAAAAAAATAGAGAATTAGAAAAATATAAAGAAGTAACAGATTTAAATAATATTGTTATTGAAACTGATATTCATATGAAAATTGTAAAAGTAAATGACTTGTGTTGTAAGGTATCTGGATACACAAAAGAAGAATTACTTGGTCAAGATTTTAAGTTTTTAAAACATAGTGAAGCTTCAAATGATTTATATGTAAAACTGTATGCAGATGTTCTTAATAATCAATCTTGGCAAGGTCAATTAAAAAATAGAACAAAAGATAACACAAGTTTTACAACCGATTGCTATATGATTACACTTTTAAATGATGCAGAAGAAGTTGAAGGTGCAATTTCTATTCAAAGAGATATAACTGAAGAACTTACAAAAAAAAGAGAAATGCAACGTGCTTTAATGAAAGATAAAAGTGAAATTTTTATTAGAAGTAAAGAAGGAAATGCAGAACAGTACACAATTATCAATGATTTAAAAATGAAACTAGAAGATGCTCAAGAAGAACTCTTTAAAGTACAAAGAAGTACTGATAAGTATATATATACAGCGGAAAAGTATTCTCTTGAAAATAGAAATCTAAAAACTGAACTAAATACATATAAAAGAAACTCAGATAAATTAAGTAATTCTTTAAAATTAACAAAAGAAAACTCAGATTTAAGACTTGATATAAAAAGATTAAAAATAAAGATTGAAGATAATCAAATAAAGTTTGAAAAAGATAAAAAACAAGCAGAAGTTAATTTCCAAATTGAAATAGATGAAATCACAGAAAAATTAACAAAACTAAAAGAAAAATATGAAGCAATACAAACAGATGATGTACTTGTTCAAAAGTTAGCGTATTGGAAAGAAAAAGCTAATAATGAATCAAAAAGATTTGAAAACTTAGAAAAACAAATTATGACTCATGCTAATAAAGACATTTTAAATAAAGTTTTTAGTTAAATAAATCAAGTTTTACTTGATTTATTTAATTGTAATATTAATTATTTTTTGTTCACTTAATGGTTTATCCCCACCACTTCTTCCTGATGTTGGAACACTTTCGATTTTTCTTACTATATCCATACCTTTAGTTACATAACCAAAAATTGTATGTTTACCATTCAACCAATATGTAGGAACTGTAGTTATAAAAAATTGACTGCCATTTGTATTTCTTCCTCTATTAGCCATAGCTAAAATTCCTGGTTTATCAAATAATGCTTTTGATGAGAATTCATCTTCAAAATTTTTCTTCCAAATAGATTCACCACCTCTTCCTGTACCTGTTGGATCTCCTGTTTGTAACATAAATCCTTTAATAACTCTATGGAAAATTAATCCATTGTAATAACCATTTTTTGAATGTGTTACAAAGTTTTCTACTGCTTTTGGAGCAAGATCTTCTCTTAATTCTATTTCTATATTACCTTGATTTGTTTCTATTATAGCTATTGGATTTGCAGCTTGCAAAGCTAAGATAAATGAACAAAGAATAAAAAGTATTTTTTTCATATGTAGCCTTTTATAATTAAAAATTTGAGTAAATAGTATATTATTTTAGATTTAAAAAAAAATTAAATAGCATTTTTTATTAAGTTTTAATAAAAAAGTGTTAGAATTCACTAAAATTATACAAATTTTATCTATAAAAGGACAAGATATGTCACTGCCTTCAGTTCCGCAACCAACATTTTATATTTTCAAGTGTGAACAAGCATCACCTCCAGGTATGCCAAAACCTTCATGTGTAAATGAAAATACAAGAGATTTATTTAATCATACTGCACAATCATTAATGCAAAAAGGATTAATGGGACCCGTACAGGCAATTAGAACTTCATGTCTTGGTAGATGTCAAATGGGACCAGTTATGTTAATTGAGCCTGGACATCATATGTACTGTCAGTTATCTAAGGAAAAAATAGATAAAATCATAGAAGAACACATATTAGGTGGGAACCCTGTTGTTGAGTATTTAATGCCTGAACAATATTGGGGTGAGCCTGCAAAACTATAAATTTAAAGAGGACTAAATTATATGACATTTGAGATGCTATATAGTAAAATTCATAGAGCAACTGTTACTGATGCAAATTTGAATTATGTTGGATCAATCACTATTGATGAAGATTTAATGAAAGCTTCAAGTTTAAGAGTAGGACAAAAAGTCGAAATTGTTAATGTTAACAATGGCGAAAGATTTGCTACTTATGTTATTAAGGGTAAAGCTGGAAGTAAGGACATGTGTCTAAATGGAGCAGCTGCGAGAAAAGTAGAAATAGGTGATAAAATCATTGTAATTTCTTATGCTTCTTATTCTGAAGAAGAATTAGAAAATTATAAACCTATTGTTGTGATTGTTGATGATGAGAATAATATTGATATGATTACAAATGAATTAGTAGGAAGTGACCATGTTTGATGGAATTGATTTAAAAAATTTAAACTTAAATGATATGATGGGACAGTTTCAAGATATGGCTGCAAATGCAAAAGAAGAAAATGCTTCAAAAGTATTTACTTCTAAAGCAGGTGGAGGAATGATTGAGATGTCAATAAATGGGAACTCAGAAGTTATTGATTTAAAAATTGATGATTCTTTACTTGAAGATAAAGATTCTTTACAAATTTTATTAATATCATGTATGAATGATGTTATCAAACAAGCTGAAGAAAATCAAAAAATGATGGCAATGAATATGATGGGTGGATTAGGTTCAATTGGACAAAAATAGTCAAATGAAGGATTTACTTAATGAATTTGAGAATTATTTATTAGTTAATCTTCCATCTTCAAAAACATTTCATCCTAATTTTGAACAAGCTTTAGCAGACATGTTACAAGCTGGCGGGAAAAGATTCCGTCCTATGCTTTTACTTTCAGTTATAAAATCAAATAAAAGTTTACTTATTAAAAACTCTTTACCTGTTGCTTTAGGTATTGAGATGCTACATACTTATTCACTTATTCATGATGATTTACCTTCAATGGACAATGCAGATTTAAGACGTGGATTTGAAACATTACATAAAAAATATGATGAAGTAACAGCTATTTTAGTTGGAGATGCTTTAAATACAGAAGCATTTAACAAAATAGCTAATGCACCTTTGCATAATGATGTGAAAATTAATCTTATTAAATGTTTAGCAAGCAATGGTGGAATTGATGGTATGATAATTGGTCAAGCAATCGATTGTTATTTTGAAAATGTAAAACTTGAACTTTCTCAATTAGAATATTTACATATCCACAAAACTGCAAAATTAATTGCAGCATCACTAAAAATGGGTGCGATTATTTCTGAATATGATTCAGAAGTGCAAGAAAAATTATATGATTTTGGAATTGATTTAGGATTATTATTTCAAATACAAGATGATATTATAGATGAAACTTGTAGTTCTGAAGAAGCTGGTAAAACAACACAAAATGATGAAGCAAAAAATTCATTTGTAAACTTATTAAGCCTAGATGGTGCGATAAAAGCAGCAGATAAATTAGCAGTAAAATGTGAAGAAACTTTAGCAAGTTTAGATGATAATTTAAAGCAATCATTAGAAGAATTACTACTAAAATATATAAATAGACATAACTCTTAGTCAATTTAACTCAAACTACTTGACAATTAAACAAAAATTATATAAAATTTAGCACTCAAAAAAATAGAGTGCTAAACTATTAATTATAAATAAATATTATAAAACTTAATAAAAGGATTAACATGAATTTCAAACCATTAGGAAAAAGAGTTCTAGTACAAAGAACAGAAGTAGAAAGTAAAACAGCAAGTGGGATTATTTTAGTTGATTCAGCTAAAGAAAAACCAAATACTGCAGAAGTAAAAGCAATCGGTGGAGAAATTACTGAAATTAAAGTAGGTGATACAATCGTTTTTGAACAGTTCAGAGGAACTGAGTTTACACTTGATGGTGTAGATTATTTAGTGTTAGAACAAGAAAATATTATAGGAGTTATGTAAGATGGCAAAAGAAGTATTATTTAGCGATTCAGCAAGAAACAGATTATATTCAGGTGTTGAAAAATTATCAGATGCAGTAAAAGTTACAATGGGTCCTAGAGGACGAAATGTATTATTACAAAAAGCATTTGGAGCACCAACAATTACTAAAGATGGTGTATCTGTTGCAAGAGAAATTGAACTTGAAGATACATTAGAGAATATGGGTGCACAATTAGTTAAAGAAGTTGCTTCTAAAACTGCTGATGAAGCAGGGGATGGAACTACAACTGCAACTGTATTAGCACATAGTGTTTTCAAAGAAGGTTTAAGAAACGTTACTGCTGGTGCAAATCCAATTATTCTTAAAAGAGGTATGGATAAAGCTACTGAAGCTATTTTAGCTGAACTTAAAAAAGCTTCTAGAGTTGTTGCTGATAAAAAAGAAATTGAGCAAGTTGCTACAATTTCTGCAAACTCTGATACTGCGATTGGTGCTATGATTGCTGAAGCTATGGATAAAGTTGGAAAAGATGGTGTTATTACTGTTGAAGAAGCAAAGGGTATCTCTGATGAATTAGATGTTGTTGAAGGTATGCAATTTGATAGAGGTTACTTATCTCCTTACTTTATTACAAATACTGAAAAAATGACTACTGAAATGGAAAATCCATATATTTTATTATGTGAGAAAAAGATTTCTAATTTAAAAGAAATGTTACCTATTTTAGAAGCTGTAAATCAAACTGGACGTCCTTTATTAATTATCTCTGAAGATGTTGAAGGTGAAGCTTTATCTACTTTAGTTGTAAATAGATTAAGAGGTTCATTAAATATTGCAGCGGTTAAAGCTCCAGGTTTTGGTGATAGAAGAAAAGCAATGTTAGAAGATATTGCTGTTTTAACTGCTGGAACTGTTATTTCTGAAGAAATGGGAATGAAACTTGAATCATCTGGAATGGAAGTATTAGGAACTGCAGCTAGAGTTGTAATTGATAAAGATAATACTACTATTGTAAATGGTGCTGGTGAAGCTGATAATGTTCAAGCTAGAGTAAACCAAATCAAAGCTGAGATGGAAGGAACTTCATCTGAGTATGATAAAGAAAAATTACAAGAAAGATTAGCAAAACTTTCAGGTGGTGTTGCAGTTATTAAAGTTGGAGCTGCTTCTGAAACTGAAATGAAAGAGAAAAAAGATAGAGTTGATGATGCATTAAGTGCAACAAGAGCTGCTGTTGAAGAAGGTATTGTAATTGGTGGAGGAGCTGCATTAATTAGAGCTGCTGCAAAAGTTTCATTATCATTAGAAGGTGATGAGCAAATTGGTGCAGATATTGTACTAAGAGCTATTAAAGCACCTTTAAAGCAAATTGCATTAAATGCTGGTTTTGATGCTGGTGTTGTTGCAAATGAAGTTGAAAAATCTGATAATGAAAATTTAGGATTTAATGCTGCGAGTGGACAATATGTAGATATG
This sequence is a window from Poseidonibacter parvus. Protein-coding genes within it:
- the panD gene encoding aspartate 1-decarboxylase → MTFEMLYSKIHRATVTDANLNYVGSITIDEDLMKASSLRVGQKVEIVNVNNGERFATYVIKGKAGSKDMCLNGAAARKVEIGDKIIVISYASYSEEELENYKPIVVIVDDENNIDMITNELVGSDHV
- the groL gene encoding chaperonin GroEL (60 kDa chaperone family; promotes refolding of misfolded polypeptides especially under stressful conditions; forms two stacked rings of heptamers to form a barrel-shaped 14mer; ends can be capped by GroES; misfolded proteins enter the barrel where they are refolded when GroES binds): MAKEVLFSDSARNRLYSGVEKLSDAVKVTMGPRGRNVLLQKAFGAPTITKDGVSVAREIELEDTLENMGAQLVKEVASKTADEAGDGTTTATVLAHSVFKEGLRNVTAGANPIILKRGMDKATEAILAELKKASRVVADKKEIEQVATISANSDTAIGAMIAEAMDKVGKDGVITVEEAKGISDELDVVEGMQFDRGYLSPYFITNTEKMTTEMENPYILLCEKKISNLKEMLPILEAVNQTGRPLLIISEDVEGEALSTLVVNRLRGSLNIAAVKAPGFGDRRKAMLEDIAVLTAGTVISEEMGMKLESSGMEVLGTAARVVIDKDNTTIVNGAGEADNVQARVNQIKAEMEGTSSEYDKEKLQERLAKLSGGVAVIKVGAASETEMKEKKDRVDDALSATRAAVEEGIVIGGGAALIRAAAKVSLSLEGDEQIGADIVLRAIKAPLKQIALNAGFDAGVVANEVEKSDNENLGFNAASGQYVDMFEAGIVDPAKVERVAMQNAVSVASLLLTTEATVTDIKADTPAAPSMPDMGGMGGMPGMGM
- a CDS encoding response regulator gives rise to the protein MSIDKKLLKRLRILYVEDDAVIRTELSQLLSNFFETVYTAEDGKEGLELYLKNQDDIDIILSDINMPKLSGIDMVKTIRRVDTKVPIFFATAHSDNEFLSEAIKLKIYEYIIKPIDIRHLLSLMNELAGILYQDFLIDQKNRELEKYKEVTDLNNIVIETDIHMKIVKVNDLCCKVSGYTKEELLGQDFKFLKHSEASNDLYVKLYADVLNNQSWQGQLKNRTKDNTSFTTDCYMITLLNDAEEVEGAISIQRDITEELTKKREMQRALMKDKSEIFIRSKEGNAEQYTIINDLKMKLEDAQEELFKVQRSTDKYIYTAEKYSLENRNLKTELNTYKRNSDKLSNSLKLTKENSDLRLDIKRLKIKIEDNQIKFEKDKKQAEVNFQIEIDEITEKLTKLKEKYEAIQTDDVLVQKLAYWKEKANNESKRFENLEKQIMTHANKDILNKVFS
- a CDS encoding (2Fe-2S) ferredoxin domain-containing protein, which gives rise to MSLPSVPQPTFYIFKCEQASPPGMPKPSCVNENTRDLFNHTAQSLMQKGLMGPVQAIRTSCLGRCQMGPVMLIEPGHHMYCQLSKEKIDKIIEEHILGGNPVVEYLMPEQYWGEPAKL
- a CDS encoding peptidylprolyl isomerase, whose product is MKKILFILCSFILALQAANPIAIIETNQGNIEIELREDLAPKAVENFVTHSKNGYYNGLIFHRVIKGFMLQTGDPTGTGRGGESIWKKNFEDEFSSKALFDKPGILAMANRGRNTNGSQFFITTVPTYWLNGKHTIFGYVTKGMDIVRKIESVPTSGRSGGDKPLSEQKIINITIK
- the groES gene encoding co-chaperone GroES; this translates as MNFKPLGKRVLVQRTEVESKTASGIILVDSAKEKPNTAEVKAIGGEITEIKVGDTIVFEQFRGTEFTLDGVDYLVLEQENIIGVM
- a CDS encoding YbaB/EbfC family nucleoid-associated protein, with protein sequence MFDGIDLKNLNLNDMMGQFQDMAANAKEENASKVFTSKAGGGMIEMSINGNSEVIDLKIDDSLLEDKDSLQILLISCMNDVIKQAEENQKMMAMNMMGGLGSIGQK
- a CDS encoding polyprenyl synthetase family protein, producing MKDLLNEFENYLLVNLPSSKTFHPNFEQALADMLQAGGKRFRPMLLLSVIKSNKSLLIKNSLPVALGIEMLHTYSLIHDDLPSMDNADLRRGFETLHKKYDEVTAILVGDALNTEAFNKIANAPLHNDVKINLIKCLASNGGIDGMIIGQAIDCYFENVKLELSQLEYLHIHKTAKLIAASLKMGAIISEYDSEVQEKLYDFGIDLGLLFQIQDDIIDETCSSEEAGKTTQNDEAKNSFVNLLSLDGAIKAADKLAVKCEETLASLDDNLKQSLEELLLKYINRHNS